A stretch of Microscilla marina ATCC 23134 DNA encodes these proteins:
- a CDS encoding Hint domain-containing homing endonuclease: MEKTEDISTIADEHFFSGGFVAGTQILMKDGSSKNIEDIKDGEEVMSPDGSERVLKVIQPSLHMRRNLYHIANQNGQKVENFMFVDSQVFLTGRKDVGEGVFAAAEPQQVKNPLMRMKGVGDIEGSVLVSHEHLPFGTVAKSLVKDVPPQQVYHLMLDHQDYFFAGNATQKFMVLAYCPKLLDYQTGLTKKIHSVVASLEQENKNEISKLTLDNLWELERKGLLVNEKLLINRLSEKKGVQAVTATPMHSVNLGWKMRMIQTLLVNIFVPKIQHLVNLCHRQLVPVKVAHNKMWISPSIHDIEWRPGVKHLEVLKLALSITNTLDSTVERTIEEKPTDFVTKVSKCVYLRTQKNLDDPTHNHWVLRLRLSDGKRQMEGSFPFIDDVKDYYSTGKMKLWEGNQHQAFVSFDVRIIDEATKLAEEATLDNKEAACGAPMETKLLDALRGFAKEVLIPQQALALNK, from the coding sequence ATGGAAAAAACTGAAGATATATCAACCATTGCGGATGAGCACTTTTTTTCGGGAGGCTTTGTGGCAGGTACACAAATACTGATGAAGGATGGTTCGTCGAAAAACATTGAAGACATCAAAGATGGCGAAGAGGTAATGTCGCCCGATGGCTCCGAAAGGGTACTCAAGGTCATTCAACCAAGCCTACATATGAGGCGTAACCTGTACCACATAGCAAACCAAAACGGGCAGAAAGTTGAAAACTTTATGTTTGTTGACTCTCAAGTATTTTTAACTGGGAGAAAAGATGTTGGCGAAGGAGTGTTTGCCGCAGCAGAGCCCCAGCAAGTGAAAAATCCTTTGATGCGCATGAAAGGGGTAGGTGATATAGAGGGAAGTGTGCTGGTTTCGCATGAGCACCTACCTTTTGGCACTGTAGCAAAAAGCCTTGTCAAAGACGTGCCACCCCAGCAGGTCTACCATTTAATGTTAGATCATCAAGACTATTTTTTTGCGGGCAACGCCACCCAAAAATTCATGGTGTTGGCTTATTGCCCCAAGTTGTTGGACTACCAGACAGGTTTGACAAAGAAAATACATAGTGTGGTAGCCTCGCTAGAGCAGGAAAACAAGAATGAAATAAGCAAGCTTACACTGGATAATTTATGGGAACTTGAGAGAAAAGGTTTGTTGGTGAATGAGAAGCTGTTAATAAACCGCTTGAGTGAGAAAAAAGGTGTACAAGCTGTTACTGCTACCCCCATGCACTCGGTAAACCTTGGCTGGAAAATGCGCATGATTCAAACATTGTTGGTAAACATTTTTGTGCCCAAAATACAGCACCTTGTCAACCTTTGTCATCGACAGCTTGTGCCTGTCAAAGTTGCCCACAATAAAATGTGGATTTCGCCATCTATTCATGACATTGAGTGGCGTCCTGGGGTCAAGCATCTTGAGGTATTGAAGCTGGCACTCTCGATCACCAACACCTTGGATAGTACTGTAGAGCGGACAATAGAAGAAAAACCAACCGACTTTGTTACCAAGGTTAGCAAGTGTGTGTATTTGCGTACTCAAAAGAACCTAGATGACCCCACTCACAACCATTGGGTGCTGCGGTTGAGGCTATCGGACGGAAAACGACAAATGGAAGGGAGTTTTCCATTTATAGATGATGTAAAGGATTACTACAGTACTGGAAAAATGAAGCTGTGGGAAGGCAACCAGCATCAAGCTTTTGTTTCCTTTGATGTACGAATTATTGATGAAGCAACAAAACTAGCTGAAGAGGCAACCTTAGACAATAAAGAAGCTGCCTGTGGTGCACCTATGGAGACCAAATTATTGGATGCTTTGAGAGGCTTTGCCAAGGAAGTTTTGATTCCTCAACAGGCCTTGGCATTGAATAAATAA